A genome region from Triticum aestivum cultivar Chinese Spring chromosome 2B, IWGSC CS RefSeq v2.1, whole genome shotgun sequence includes the following:
- the LOC123039021 gene encoding uncharacterized protein gives MTPLALPPPPPVATPPQLSVKNPLPSSPLHQTLEQAVAATILRRFKDLCTTSMGKKTAAKKHRGRKTAEPPLHPWEESRIRTCIRNNSRLQALGIPALSTLFAAKTVISPEKNKSKHSSDDSEAEYHPNEDNTSEGESSDDSLVDEIEALQSTPAASSNSKGCKKTSQKTSKKRSAAMPPGGVKPRPPKRVHADLPTNPQVTRSKKALSQDADAGIQSEEMSDPKQQTPSVIHKPTASMACVRQAEETVPNFDDHGVEGDDPGHCDDDNWISNGADLIAHRDDENEMANETGGSAQPNQQTQPNNNSEGPQSYEPRERGPNLGKCLERITRRRQGKLPLVIPEGKLRPEAPLLAAKFATECNITVRHHMPVFKRWKDYKDPDGHVRDGIFRNFVGKVGNKFQMDVDAMPVRNACTEMLKRATRQQRYRLKKEYFDPHPLHLVTITSPVPSMTDEQWNELVESWKDPKKMGICETNKNNRAQVKFHQTTGSRSYPVHCDNLEDKYKDKEPTALDLFKECHYSKKKKSYTDVVQAAITEMENKASQPTEDGQESNSTTKAVAEVLANHTKKPRFLQHVGIQHVHARSSDSNCQAELAKRGNVELRDLVDTLTKQLKESEEARIRQDEEHRKRDEENRKKQAEMDAKLDFLLSQLQARSTQGCKVNVTVICDVVPLFCICDGSGDHWKAHWLAEEEADGQRQMH, from the exons ATGACTCCCCTTGCTCTTCCACCTCCACCGCCGGTCGCTACCCCACCTCAACTGTCGGTCAAGaaccccctcccctcctctcctctccaccaAACCCTAGAACAAGCCGTCGCTGCGACCATACTGCGCCGCTTCAAGGACCTCTGCACCACATCGATGGGGAAGAAGACTGCAGCGAAGAAACACCGAGGACGCAAGACAGCAG AACCACCGCTGCATCCTTGGGAGGAGTCGCGCATCAGAACATGCATAAGGAACAATTCAAGGCTGCAAGCACTCGGAATTCCTGCACTATCGACATTGTTTGCAGCCAAAACTGTCATTTCACCTGAAAAAAATAAATCCAAGCATAGTAGTGATGATTCTGAAGCTGAGTACCATCCTAACGAGGACAATACCAGTGAAGGAGAGTCATCCGATGATAGTTTAGTAGATGAAATAGAAGCACTGCAGTCCACACCTGCTGCTAGCTCAAACTCTAAG GGTTGTAAGAAGACTAGTCAGAAAACTAGTAAGAAAAGATCTGCTGCCATGCCCCCTGGTGGAGTCAAGCCTCGACCTCCTAAGAGAGTTCATGCGGACCTCCCAACTAATCCACAAGTCACAAGGTCGAAGAAAGCTCTATCACAAGATGCTGATGCAGGTATTCAAAGTGAGGAAATGTCTGATCCTAAACAGCAGACACCAAGTGTCATCCATAAGCCAACTGCTTCTATGGCTTGTGTCCGCCAAGCTGAAGAAACTGTTCCCAACTTTGATGACCATGGTGTTGAAG GTGATGATCCTGGACATTGTGATGATGACAACTGGATTTCCAATGGAGCTGATCTCATTGCCCATCGTGATGACGAAAATGAGATGGCCAATGAAACTGGTGGTAGTGCCCAACCAAATCAGCAAACCCAACCTAACAATAACTCTGAAG GTCCACAATCCTATGAGCCAAGGGAAAGGGGCCCCAATTTGGGAAAATGTCTGGAAAGGATCACTCGACGCCGGCAGGGCAAACTGCCGCTTGTCATTCCAGAAGGGAAGTTAAGGCCGGAGGCACCTCTTCTTGCTGCAAAGTTTGCAACTGAATGCAACATCACAGTTAGACACCATATGCCCGTGTTTAAGCGCTGGAAGGATTACAAGGACCCAGATGGACATGTCCGAGATGGGATCTTCAGGAACTTTGTAGGAAAAGTTGGT AACAAGTTTCAGATGGACGTTGATGCTATGCCAGTTAGGAACGCTTGTACTGAAATGCTGAAACGTGCGACTCGCCAACAACGATACAGGCTCAAGAAAGAGTATTTTGACCCTCACCCACTCCATTTGGTGACGATAACGTCTCCTGTCCCCTCGATGACCGATGAGCAGTGGAATGAGCTAGTGGAAAGCTGGAAGGATCCCAAAAAGATG GGGATATGTGAAACTAACAAAAATAATCGAGCTCAAGTTAAGTTTCACCAAACCACTGGCTCGCGCAGCTACCCTGTGCACTGTGATAATCTG GAAGACAAATACAAAGATAAAGAACCCACTGCATTGGATTTGTTCAAGGAGTGCCACTACAGCAAGAAAAAGAAAAGCTACACCGATGTTGTCCAAGCTGCAATT ACCGAGATGGAAAACAAGGCCTCTCAGCCTACAGAAGATGGACAAGAATCAAACTCTACGACCAAGGCTGTAGCTGAAGTGCTTGCTAACCACACTAAGAAGCCAAGGTTTCTTCAGCATGTGGGGATCCAGCATGTCCATGCGAGATCTAGCGATAGCAACTGTCAAGCAGAATTGGCAAAGAGGGGCAATGTCGAGCTTCGGGATCTTGTTGACACCTTGACCAAGCAGTTGAAGGAGTCCGAAGAAGCAAGGATCAGGCAAGACGAGGAGCATAGGAAGAGAGATGAGGAGAACAGGAAGAAGCAAGCTGAGATGGATGCAAAACTAGACTTTTTGCTAAGTCAGttgcaagcaagatcaactcaagg ATGCAAGGTCAATGTTACTGTGATTTGTGATGTTGTTCCTCTTTTCTGTATTTGTGATGGATCTGGAGAT CACTGGAAGGCACACTGGCtcgccgaggaggaggccgacggccaGCGACAGATGCActga